The Natrinema sp. DC36 genome includes the window GCGAGGGTCGATCCGGCGTCTCCCGGATGCTGTTGGGCAGCGTCGCGGAGGCAGTCACCCGCCGGGCGACGGTGCCGGTAACGATCGTCCCGTAGGCGACGGTGCCCGATTTCGGCCGCGTCGCCCGGCACGCCGAATCATCGATATTTTGGCCTCGAGCCCTCGATGTCTACTATGGACGATCAGTTGGGGACGACACTCCACACCGGCCTTCTCATCTCGACGACGGCACTGATGGCGTGGCTCTCCGGTTTGCCGATGCTGTTCCCGAGTCTCGGGCCCTCGGCGTTCGTGCTCGCTCTGTTTCAGGACAGCGACGCGACTGCGCCGCGGCGGGTGATCGGCGGCCACGCCATCGGCGTCGCCGCCGGCCTGCTGGCCTATCACTCGCTCGGCGTCACGACCTCGATCACGGCCGCGGCCGAGCCCGGATCGCTCGAGGCTCTCGCGCTCGGCGCAAGTGGCGTCGTCGCAACGACGCTGACCGCGGGCGGGATGCTCGCGACCGACA containing:
- a CDS encoding HPP family protein → MDDQLGTTLHTGLLISTTALMAWLSGLPMLFPSLGPSAFVLALFQDSDATAPRRVIGGHAIGVAAGLLAYHSLGVTTSITAAAEPGSLEALALGASGVVATTLTAGGMLATDTRHPPACATTLIVSLGLLSSPLEGALIVLTVGVLIVAHQLLLATERAGARYEQRLRS